ACATCGCCGGTCGCGCAGGTGTGGGAGTGGGAACGGTGTACCGGCACTTTCCGACGAGGGCGGATCTGGTGAGTGCCGTCTATCGCCACCAGGTCGACGACTGCACCGCCCTGGCCGCGCACCTGCGGCAGCAGCCGATCCCGGCCGTGGACGCTCTGGATCGGTGGATCACGGCCTTCGTCGATTTTCTGGTGACCAAGCATGGTCTCAGCGTTGCCCTGGGCTCGAACGACCCGAGCCTGGCCAAGCTCCACGCGCTGGTGCTCGACGAGCTTGTGCCCGCGTGCGAGACGCTGCTGGCGGCGAGCCAGGAGGCCGGGGAGATCGACCGGCAGATCACCGCGTACACGCTGCTGCGAGGCATCGGCAACCTGTGCATCCTCGGGCCGGACTACGACAGGGGTGACGCCAAGCAGATGGTCGCCCGCCTCCTGGCCGGCTGCCGCAGATCCGACGCACCCGCGCCACCGGCACCCTCTTCGACCTGATGCGGTGAGCCGGAACGCGACGATCGGTTCGCGGGCGGCGATCGACTTGCCCGCGAAAGGAGCTTGCCCGTGCGCCGTGCGACAGGCCTGTCACCGCCCTCGCGGATGCTTGCCCTATCGCCACTGGAGCGTGCGGATCGTGCGCGCGACACTGAGGAAGAACCGCCCGTCCCGGCGCATCGCACGCCCAGAACCACCAGGAGGAGCGTCGATATGACCGACCTGATGAAGGCCGTCGTGCTCGCCCGTTTCGGAGGGGCCGATGCTTTCGAATTGCGCGACGTCTCCG
Above is a window of Verrucosispora sp. NA02020 DNA encoding:
- a CDS encoding TetR/AcrR family transcriptional regulator, with the translated sequence MSDTIGVRQAGARRSREAVLTAAAAAFVEQGVQAPVRDIAGRAGVGVGTVYRHFPTRADLVSAVYRHQVDDCTALAAHLRQQPIPAVDALDRWITAFVDFLVTKHGLSVALGSNDPSLAKLHALVLDELVPACETLLAASQEAGEIDRQITAYTLLRGIGNLCILGPDYDRGDAKQMVARLLAGCRRSDAPAPPAPSST